The region TATCCTTATTCATTTAATCATCCACGACAATAGATTTCAAGAGCTATACATCATGAAAACGCTACCGACAAATATTCATTATTTTCGAAAAAGACTTACTTTTTATTAACGCGGAACCATTGGTCCATTTGAGTCATAATATCACTCATTGCTTCTCGATTACTGAACTTCGGCAAATTCACAAGCAGCGCTTGATCAGGCGCTGTTACCCCTTCTCCCTGCTTTTGAAGGATGATGATACTCTTAGCAGCCTGTTCTTGTTTGAACAATGAAAGTGGCAGCTGAACGATTCCTTGAACGATTGCTTCCTCTTTTAGCAGCGGCTGTAATAAATGAGACTGTTCAGATTCGAACAAGTTATTTGGAATAAGGGCAACTACGTATCCTCCGTCTTTTACATGACGCAAGCTTTGTTCAATAAATAAGTGATGAGCATAGGTATGACCTTCTTCAGCTCTTACTTTATACTCTTTTGCCCCTTCATCGTTTGGATAATAACCAACCGGCAGGTCACAGACAACTAAATCAACAGGATCAATAAAAAGCGGCTGTAAGCTGTCTTGATTGAATAATTGAACGCCGTGCTTCTGTAGATTCGCATTTACATATGTCAATTGAAGTAATAAATCATCTACATCTACACCGTATACGTGTTCAATTGACGCAGCGTGTGTATTTAAAATTGTTGTTAATAAGTTCCCTGCTCCTACTGCTGGATCTAAAAGCGTATATTTATCTTTTCCTGCCATGAACTTTCCAACTAGATAGCTGACAAATAGTCCTACAGCATCAGGCGTCATTTGATGGTTAGGCTGAACTGCTTCTTTCATCCCTTTTAAAATAGCTAGCTGATACGCTTTTCGAATAGTTTCTTTCTCAAAATTATCAAGCGTGATTGAATCGTACTCTTTTTTTAAACGTTTTTTGGTTACCTCATCTAGTTCTTCTTGCAAAATAGTTCCTTGAAACAAGTTTTCTCCTGTTTCAGCTACTGCTTCTAAATATACGCAGTTTAGTTCTTTTCTTAAAATAATAGCTGTTTGATCAATTACACCAAATAGCTTTTCCATACTAGCTAACTGACTCATATTCTGCCTCCTGTGTAATGAAATAATATCTATATAAATGAGTAAACGTCCTATTTGGAACATCATATTTTATCATAAAAACTTCTTAAAACACAAAGAAGGCGAAAAACATTGTTTTCCGCCTTCTGCCGAACACCACCGACAATCTTACTTAGCTGTTTTAGCTGCTTCGATTGCTGCTTCGTAGTTCGGATGCTCAGTTACTTCTGGTAAGTACTCAACATACGTTACATTGTCATTTGAGTCTACTACAAAGATTGAACGAGCTAATAAGCGTAATTCTTGAATAGCTACACCATATGCTTCTCCGAAAGATAAGTCGCGGTGGTCAGATAAAGTTTGAACATTATCAATGCCATTAGCACCACACCAGCGCTTTTGAGCAAACGGTAAATCTACGCTTACTGTTAATACTTTTACGTTATCTAATTTAGCTGCTTCTTCATTAAAGCGGCGAGTTTGCGCATCACAAACTCCAGTATCAATAGAAGGAACTACACTGATTAGGCGAACAGAACCCTTTGTGCTGTCAAGCGTTATTTCTGATAAATCATTTGCTAAAACGGTAAAGTTTGGAGCCTTGTCTCCAACCTTCACTTGATTTCCTAATAATGTTACATCGTTACCTTTAAATTTAACCTTAGTCACGAATAATTCCTCCTTTAAATAAGTATGTACACTGTTCATATTAGCTTGTCTGTCTCTATATTGCAATTAAATGACATACAAAACATAGCGCTGCAAGCTAGAAAACAACCCCAACAAAATAAGCTTTGCTTGCTTCTTTGAATGGTAAAAGAAGCAAGCAAAGCTTTATTTTATCACTACAAATTAAAATCGTTTGCACTGTCATGATGCTGATTTTGTTGATTATGTTGATCCTGCTGATGATTGTTTCGTTTAAACATTTGCTGCACGCGTTCAATTGCTTGAGGTGCTGTATCTAAAATCTTTTCATATAAATGTGTACTTTCGTTAAGATGAAGCATTTTAATTCCGCTTCCACTCACAATTAAAAAGGCAATTGGCGTAATTGATACACCGCCACCGCTACCTCCGCCAAATGGATGACCTGATTCTTGCTGATGCTGCCCCGGAGAAGATGGTGCATGTCCTTCTACTCCAAACTCGCTTCCGCCCGCTGCAAAACCAAAACCTACTTTTGAGACAGTTAAAATAACACTGCCATCAGGTGTTTCTACAGGATCACCAATGATTGTATTAACATCAATCATTTCCTTTAAATTTTCCATAGCTGTCGACATTAAACTTTTAATTGGATGTTCTGCCATTAAGATAACCTCCTTATGTTTTCACAGAGTGTGTCTTGTTCTTATTTGACGACTTCCATCTTTTGCGACGCTTTTTGGACGTATGCCGCCAGTATCTCAAGGTCCGTAAACCTACTAGAATAGCTTGACCAACTCGAAAAGAAATTATGCACTCAAATACCGTTTCTGACCAAAGATGTTGAAATACAGGAGTAACGCTCATTACAGGCATATCTTTTAGTTTCATATAACGGCTGATTATACCAACTATGCTCCCCTTTGCAGACCATACAGCCCCGGTCAATACCCCTGTTAAGGCAGCATCACCTAAGCCGAAACGGCTGTGCCATCTAATATCACTTACCGTCACTTTCTGTAAGAAACGGCGGAAGATTTTATGAAAACCTACTACCTGTTCAAGGAATTGCTTCGCATTTTCTAACATACTTAGCCCATCCTCTACAGAATAATCACTCCATGAATTCTCGTCTTCTTTTCCTTGATCACCCATTCCTTTCTTCTTTTCAACAAGCAAACGCGGAGAATCTTTTTTCACTTTCACTACCGGAATTTCATATGTATAGCGAATAAGACCGAACCAAGCCCTGAGTCTCACTCTGTAATAATCGTTATCTCGGACATGATGAAGCTCTACAAATAGCGTAATTTTTGTCCATACAATAATTACAATAACAATTAAAAGTGCTAGCAATATCCATAAAAGCCATAGCACATCCTTCACTCCTTCTTAGCTTCACATTATCTCCAAAGCACAGAATATTAAACCTTATGAAAACAATAAAAAGAGCTATTCTCTTAGAGAACAGCTCTTTTTATTATCTGCTTATTGTACCTTCATGTATCACAGTTGTATCTGCGTAGTAATCATGTGCTCCTTGCTTCTTAGGTAAAAACGCAACTAATAAATAGCCAAGTAAAAAAACTGTTTTAGAAATATAACGTCCAACTCCTTCACGAAACAGCACAACAGGCCAAGTTAAAGTGGAGTCTTTCAATGATACTACTTTAAGCCCAAACACCATCTTTCCAAGCGTTTGTCCAAAATACTTGGTCATTAAAACAAAATAACCATAAAAGATAATAACCGTTACAATCGTATAGGGAGAAAAAAATCCATCTCCTTGAGGAATATCTGCTAAATGGAAAATAGGCTTGATCAGCAAGGAGTTCAAGC is a window of Priestia aryabhattai DNA encoding:
- a CDS encoding class I SAM-dependent methyltransferase → MSQLASMEKLFGVIDQTAIILRKELNCVYLEAVAETGENLFQGTILQEELDEVTKKRLKKEYDSITLDNFEKETIRKAYQLAILKGMKEAVQPNHQMTPDAVGLFVSYLVGKFMAGKDKYTLLDPAVGAGNLLTTILNTHAASIEHVYGVDVDDLLLQLTYVNANLQKHGVQLFNQDSLQPLFIDPVDLVVCDLPVGYYPNDEGAKEYKVRAEEGHTYAHHLFIEQSLRHVKDGGYVVALIPNNLFESEQSHLLQPLLKEEAIVQGIVQLPLSLFKQEQAAKSIIILQKQGEGVTAPDQALLVNLPKFSNREAMSDIMTQMDQWFRVNKK
- the tpx gene encoding thiol peroxidase, whose protein sequence is MTKVKFKGNDVTLLGNQVKVGDKAPNFTVLANDLSEITLDSTKGSVRLISVVPSIDTGVCDAQTRRFNEEAAKLDNVKVLTVSVDLPFAQKRWCGANGIDNVQTLSDHRDLSFGEAYGVAIQELRLLARSIFVVDSNDNVTYVEYLPEVTEHPNYEAAIEAAKTAK
- the ytfJ gene encoding GerW family sporulation protein encodes the protein MAEHPIKSLMSTAMENLKEMIDVNTIIGDPVETPDGSVILTVSKVGFGFAAGGSEFGVEGHAPSSPGQHQQESGHPFGGGSGGGVSITPIAFLIVSGSGIKMLHLNESTHLYEKILDTAPQAIERVQQMFKRNNHQQDQHNQQNQHHDSANDFNL
- a CDS encoding DUF2953 domain-containing protein, which codes for MLWLLWILLALLIVIVIIVWTKITLFVELHHVRDNDYYRVRLRAWFGLIRYTYEIPVVKVKKDSPRLLVEKKKGMGDQGKEDENSWSDYSVEDGLSMLENAKQFLEQVVGFHKIFRRFLQKVTVSDIRWHSRFGLGDAALTGVLTGAVWSAKGSIVGIISRYMKLKDMPVMSVTPVFQHLWSETVFECIISFRVGQAILVGLRTLRYWRHTSKKRRKRWKSSNKNKTHSVKT
- a CDS encoding RDD family protein, translating into MENQSHSTESNDTIKHESVVSAPTGREFHYAGFWMRFWAYLLDLAVVASLNSLLIKPIFHLADIPQGDGFFSPYTIVTVIIFYGYFVLMTKYFGQTLGKMVFGLKVVSLKDSTLTWPVVLFREGVGRYISKTVFLLGYLLVAFLPKKQGAHDYYADTTVIHEGTISR